The following are encoded together in the Thermococcus sibiricus MM 739 genome:
- a CDS encoding type II secretion system F family protein — MELKSRILGFIERLGQKTIEVSERPIRRIPKALTLEERLQLLKKLQREITEEKEKKEEEEIEELIEWRKKELEKSFSHRFSEFILRRFRRPVESFTRSIKGLDYDLLRANIKMSKEQYVALMIGVSIFTAIFAFILGVLLILPIDISIMLGLLGFIGGFLYMRNYLRFAWRGRVVEVEKALPYVLRHMASLLSAGVGIAEAMVSVANADYGPISEEFELMIRDMHGGTSFEDALTRFEERMASENVSRVVKQILRATRFGGNLADILYKLAEDFSFEYRMKLVEYIQKVNGIAFVYMFITIIMPTLFVVAILAASMMSRTVVMPPSALAVILLFAFPAISSMVVFMIKRSEPR; from the coding sequence TTGGAGCTGAAGAGTAGAATATTGGGATTTATAGAAAGGCTAGGTCAAAAAACCATCGAAGTAAGTGAAAGGCCTATTCGTAGGATTCCTAAGGCTCTCACCTTAGAAGAGAGGCTTCAGCTATTGAAAAAACTCCAAAGAGAAATCACTGAGGAGAAAGAAAAGAAAGAGGAAGAAGAAATTGAGGAATTGATAGAATGGAGAAAGAAAGAGCTAGAAAAGTCATTTAGTCACAGGTTTTCGGAGTTTATATTGAGACGTTTCAGAAGGCCTGTGGAGTCCTTCACGAGATCAATCAAGGGTTTGGACTATGATTTACTTAGGGCAAACATCAAAATGAGCAAGGAGCAATATGTTGCTTTGATGATAGGGGTCTCAATATTTACTGCAATTTTTGCTTTTATACTGGGAGTTTTGCTTATTCTTCCAATTGACATCTCAATAATGCTTGGGCTTCTTGGTTTCATTGGTGGTTTCCTTTACATGAGAAACTATCTCAGATTTGCATGGAGAGGAAGGGTAGTGGAGGTAGAAAAAGCCCTGCCCTATGTACTACGTCATATGGCATCTCTCTTGAGTGCGGGTGTGGGTATAGCGGAAGCTATGGTATCTGTTGCTAACGCCGATTATGGTCCAATATCCGAAGAATTCGAGCTCATGATAAGGGACATGCATGGCGGTACATCATTTGAAGATGCTTTAACAAGATTTGAAGAAAGAATGGCTTCTGAGAACGTGAGTAGGGTAGTAAAACAAATATTGAGGGCCACGAGATTTGGTGGAAACCTTGCGGACATCTTGTACAAGCTCGCTGAAGACTTTTCCTTCGAATACAGGATGAAGCTCGTAGAATATATACAGAAAGTTAATGGTATTGCATTTGTTTATATGTTTATTACCATAATCATGCCGACACTTTTCGTTGTCGCAATACTTGCAGCTTCAATGATGTCAAGGACTGTAGTAATGCCTCCTTCTGCATTGGCAGTTATTCTATTATTTGCATTTCCTGCAATATCATCTATGGTAGTCTTTATGATAAAACGGAGCGAACCGAGGTGA
- a CDS encoding ATPase, T2SS/T4P/T4SS family produces the protein MGEKKKKRSGLSWIEEILNEEAPSLENIIKEEEEEKFSTLKDEESTPIVPEIKIPSQPQVSETWEEKSLGGILGRARGPPQRPIAATYYGEETKVLDVYGNVRILRVTGEPIPIYEIRIPQLSEEEEKLIKIVRDRAIAEIQIDPESIPDPEERRRIFGRAVKNIMKELAPNVSEGRMEILINLVVQNMIGYGKLDPLVRDDNLEEVMVVGTRKPVYVWHRKFYMCKTNINFDDEREILNIIERIARQVGRRIDQQTPLLDARLPDGSRVNATIRPVSLEGPTLTIRKFKKDPLTIIDLLKYGTFNLEIASLLWIFVDGLGVKPANVLVAGGTGSGKTTTLNALAMFIPPSERVISIEDTAELQLPIEHWVRLETRPPNIEGRGEITMDDLVKNTLRMRPDRIIVGEVRGPEARTMFTAMNTGHNGALYDFSVIQLSNGKFVLIGDLVGRLFEKYSDRVEKYKDLEYIVLDEKDRFEVVSVGPDLKAGKHVVSKVWRRKVRKDEKLMRIKTRTGNEVILTKNHPFFVFSNGDVMRTEAEKLRVGDRVAVMMRPPKAPQRRAFVDPKVYAGVSDYYLVPNGNGMLKVPNNGIPPKKAQFLLSVNSNLVKLIREVDDNLAYLAGVLLGDGYIASNGYYISATFDDEAYMEAFLNVTSKFLPNYTPQIKFNGKSAVVTVSSKIFAEVLSRMFNIPKGKKSEIWGVPDVVLSNDDLMRYFIAGLFDADGYVDESGPSVILTTKSENAARKIWYALQRLGIISTVSRVKNRGFKDGEIFRITISGVEDLKKFAKLIPLHHSRKRSKLESILKSKKTYRGRRTYRVPISAGMIRPLRQRLSLTIAELSKLASHHAGEKISESLIRHVEKGRVSEIRRSALKGIALAFQQVAEDIGDEEAWTMAKRLQLVAEGGVYWDEVVSVEEVRPEELGIEYLYDLTVDDDHNYVANGILVSNCMGTIHSNSARETIVRLESPPMNVPRIMIPALDVIIMQVRFNNRKKGTIRRITEIAEVSGIEGESVQLNTIYKYNPAKDEINPTGVPSRVMNQLAEHTGLTTEELLEERLKREVVLQWMVEKGIRSIEEVGHYIREFYINPEDTLARIEQDSSLELTEKVKRVI, from the coding sequence TTGGGGGAGAAGAAGAAAAAGCGTTCAGGTTTATCATGGATAGAAGAAATCCTAAATGAGGAAGCTCCTTCATTAGAGAATATAATAAAGGAAGAGGAAGAAGAAAAATTTTCTACTCTAAAGGATGAAGAGAGCACGCCCATAGTACCTGAAATCAAGATTCCCTCACAACCCCAAGTTAGTGAAACCTGGGAAGAGAAAAGTTTAGGGGGTATTTTGGGAAGAGCCCGTGGGCCCCCGCAGAGGCCTATTGCTGCCACATATTACGGTGAGGAAACGAAGGTACTTGATGTTTATGGTAATGTGAGAATCTTGAGGGTAACTGGGGAGCCTATCCCAATATACGAAATTAGGATTCCACAGTTAAGTGAAGAAGAAGAAAAACTGATTAAGATTGTAAGGGATAGAGCAATAGCTGAAATTCAAATAGATCCAGAAAGCATACCTGATCCTGAAGAGAGAAGAAGGATTTTTGGTAGGGCCGTTAAAAACATAATGAAAGAGCTTGCTCCCAATGTTTCGGAAGGAAGAATGGAAATTCTAATAAATCTTGTTGTCCAGAACATGATTGGTTATGGCAAACTTGATCCTTTAGTTAGAGATGATAACTTGGAAGAAGTCATGGTTGTTGGAACAAGGAAGCCAGTGTATGTCTGGCATAGAAAATTCTACATGTGTAAGACAAATATTAACTTTGATGATGAAAGGGAGATATTGAACATAATAGAACGTATAGCTAGACAGGTTGGAAGAAGAATCGATCAACAAACACCGCTTTTAGACGCTCGTTTACCTGATGGAAGCAGGGTTAATGCTACAATTAGACCTGTAAGCCTAGAGGGGCCAACATTGACTATAAGAAAATTCAAAAAAGATCCACTAACGATAATTGACCTTTTGAAATACGGTACATTCAACTTGGAAATAGCTTCCTTGCTATGGATATTTGTAGATGGACTTGGGGTTAAACCAGCAAACGTGCTCGTTGCTGGAGGTACTGGTTCGGGTAAGACTACCACCTTAAATGCATTGGCGATGTTCATACCACCAAGTGAGCGTGTAATTAGTATAGAAGATACAGCAGAACTGCAATTACCGATTGAACACTGGGTAAGGTTGGAAACTAGACCACCTAACATTGAGGGAAGAGGAGAAATTACCATGGATGATTTAGTCAAAAATACTCTGCGTATGAGACCAGATAGGATCATCGTGGGTGAGGTTAGAGGACCAGAGGCTAGGACGATGTTCACGGCCATGAACACGGGACATAATGGAGCGCTCTATGATTTCTCGGTTATCCAGCTCTCCAACGGGAAGTTTGTGCTCATAGGTGATTTAGTAGGGAGACTTTTCGAGAAGTACTCGGACAGAGTTGAGAAGTACAAGGATCTCGAATACATAGTGCTTGATGAAAAAGATCGCTTTGAGGTTGTCAGTGTTGGTCCTGACCTTAAAGCTGGCAAACACGTGGTTTCAAAGGTGTGGAGGAGAAAGGTCAGGAAAGATGAAAAATTGATGCGCATAAAAACTAGAACGGGCAACGAAGTAATACTAACCAAGAATCATCCCTTCTTCGTCTTCTCCAACGGAGACGTTATGAGAACGGAAGCAGAGAAGCTTAGAGTAGGCGATAGGGTTGCCGTGATGATGCGCCCACCAAAAGCCCCTCAGAGAAGAGCTTTTGTGGATCCAAAGGTTTATGCGGGAGTAAGTGATTATTATCTCGTTCCAAATGGAAATGGGATGCTAAAAGTACCCAACAATGGTATCCCCCCAAAAAAGGCCCAGTTCTTACTCTCTGTTAACTCTAATCTAGTGAAGTTGATTAGGGAAGTTGATGACAATCTCGCCTACCTTGCTGGAGTTCTCCTTGGTGATGGGTACATAGCCTCGAACGGCTATTATATATCGGCTACATTCGATGATGAGGCTTACATGGAAGCCTTTTTGAATGTCACTTCAAAGTTTTTGCCTAACTACACTCCTCAGATTAAATTTAATGGAAAAAGTGCAGTTGTAACGGTCAGCTCCAAGATCTTCGCCGAGGTGCTCTCAAGAATGTTTAATATACCAAAAGGGAAGAAGTCCGAGATCTGGGGTGTTCCCGATGTAGTTCTCTCAAACGATGACCTTATGAGGTATTTCATAGCGGGCCTGTTTGATGCTGATGGATATGTAGATGAGAGTGGACCTTCGGTAATTCTAACAACTAAGAGTGAGAATGCAGCTAGAAAGATATGGTATGCCCTCCAAAGGCTTGGGATAATAAGTACAGTTTCGCGCGTGAAAAACAGGGGATTCAAAGATGGAGAGATATTTAGAATAACCATAAGCGGTGTTGAGGATCTCAAAAAGTTTGCAAAACTTATACCGTTACATCATTCGAGGAAGAGAAGTAAACTTGAGAGCATACTTAAGAGCAAAAAAACATATCGTGGAAGGAGAACATATCGTGTTCCCATATCTGCGGGGATGATAAGGCCCCTTCGCCAGAGACTGTCTCTAACTATCGCAGAACTTTCAAAACTTGCATCACATCATGCTGGAGAAAAGATATCTGAAAGCCTTATCCGGCATGTAGAAAAAGGAAGGGTGAGTGAGATAAGGCGATCGGCACTAAAGGGAATTGCCCTTGCATTCCAACAGGTGGCAGAGGACATCGGTGATGAGGAAGCTTGGACTATGGCGAAGAGGCTTCAGTTGGTCGCTGAGGGGGGTGTCTATTGGGACGAAGTTGTGAGCGTCGAAGAGGTAAGGCCAGAAGAACTTGGTATCGAGTACCTCTACGATTTAACTGTTGATGACGACCACAACTATGTAGCCAATGGGATATTGGTATCCAACTGTATGGGCACAATACACTCCAATTCGGCCAGAGAGACTATTGTAAGGCTTGAAAGCCCACCAATGAACGTTCCAAGAATCATGATTCCTGCTCTAGATGTTATCATAATGCAGGTAAGGTTCAATAACAGAAAGAAAGGAACTATAAGAAGGATCACTGAGATTGCTGAAGTTTCTGGAATAGAAGGAGAGAGCGTTCAATTAAACACGATATACAAGTACAACCCTGCAAAGGATGAAATTAACCCTACCGGAGTGCCAAGTAGAGTAATGAACCAGCTTGCTGAGCATACAGGGCTTACCACGGAGGAACTATTAGAAGAGCGGTTGAAAAGAGAAGTGGTATTGCAATGGATGGTTGAGAAGGGAATAAGGAGTATAGAGGAAGTTGGACATTACATAAGGGAGTTTTACATTAATCCTGAGGACACTTTGGCAAGAATAGAACAGGATTCATCTCTTGAATTGACTGAAAAGGTAAAAAGAGTCATATAA
- a CDS encoding DUF515 domain-containing protein, translated as MAEDIEEKIRRLRELGKVPVEEKGEAKPSSVPSARPTAPARKPSKLGRLRERERRRRIIIGASILAIIIIAVVVGVYITYQNRAAKQLEEAKLAKVAEVNKYFTGELANDTLKTQLINQINRAQSIEELEKIDVKSLADQRKAQIEQERLQKELQDAKMLKLSEVEHSFELLLSQPLSAEMKSEVIQTLNQLKEKINSAKTKDEVLLIDANPYLLDLWRKYYYYLIDGTPTQKVILKKGTEKSIYTKAEAKYVLSKVTDFAELIQYTIEKAEMVQIALVLPRENVNGAFLSSGDKVKIFAQVNSTTIQKIADEGYISTVLLLKDSGVISVSESQTESNDISSSTETAYSDQYSESYAPGDQSISYEQAKDESHSTTQSSSQTISASYTYNVALNEILKAIAANKIAAPDEVKEQLERYKWKVLGLEQETGLMATDPTAKVLVIVEVPAEFVEDIIKYRNALYVTKIVG; from the coding sequence GTGGCGGAAGATATTGAAGAAAAAATTCGACGGTTAAGGGAGTTAGGGAAAGTCCCTGTTGAGGAAAAAGGAGAAGCTAAACCTTCTAGTGTTCCTTCTGCAAGACCTACCGCTCCTGCTAGAAAGCCATCCAAACTGGGGAGGCTTAGAGAAAGGGAGAGACGCAGAAGGATTATTATAGGTGCTTCTATTCTAGCGATAATTATCATTGCGGTTGTAGTTGGGGTTTATATAACTTACCAAAATAGAGCAGCAAAACAACTTGAAGAGGCTAAATTGGCAAAAGTGGCTGAAGTTAATAAATATTTTACTGGGGAACTTGCAAATGATACTTTAAAGACTCAGTTAATAAATCAAATTAACAGGGCGCAAAGTATAGAAGAACTTGAGAAAATTGATGTAAAAAGTTTGGCAGATCAGAGAAAGGCACAAATTGAACAAGAAAGACTCCAAAAAGAGTTGCAAGATGCAAAGATGCTTAAACTCTCTGAAGTAGAACATTCATTTGAGCTTTTACTTTCACAGCCACTTTCAGCGGAAATGAAAAGTGAAGTAATACAAACGCTGAACCAGTTGAAAGAAAAAATCAATTCGGCAAAAACTAAGGATGAGGTATTACTAATTGATGCTAACCCCTACTTGCTCGATTTGTGGAGAAAGTACTATTATTACCTTATAGATGGTACCCCTACTCAGAAGGTTATCTTAAAGAAAGGAACTGAAAAGAGCATATATACAAAGGCAGAGGCCAAATATGTTTTAAGTAAAGTTACAGACTTTGCAGAGTTAATTCAATACACTATAGAAAAGGCTGAAATGGTTCAAATTGCCTTGGTTTTACCAAGAGAAAATGTTAATGGGGCATTCTTGTCTTCTGGAGACAAAGTAAAGATTTTTGCCCAAGTAAACTCAACTACTATCCAAAAGATAGCTGATGAAGGTTACATAAGTACTGTTTTACTTTTAAAAGATTCAGGCGTGATCTCAGTTTCTGAGTCGCAAACAGAGAGTAATGATATATCAAGTTCCACAGAGACTGCGTACTCTGATCAATATTCGGAAAGCTATGCTCCTGGTGATCAATCTATATCGTATGAGCAGGCTAAGGATGAAAGTCATTCAACCACTCAATCAAGTTCACAAACAATAAGTGCTTCCTATACTTATAATGTGGCATTAAATGAAATACTAAAGGCAATTGCAGCCAACAAAATAGCAGCTCCAGATGAAGTTAAAGAACAGCTAGAGAGGTATAAGTGGAAGGTGTTGGGGCTAGAACAAGAAACAGGGTTGATGGCTACAGATCCTACGGCCAAAGTCTTAGTCATTGTGGAGGTCCCAGCTGAGTTCGTTGAGGACATAATAAAATATAGAAACGCGCTTTATGTGACAAAAATTGTAGGGTGA
- a CDS encoding TIGR04076 family protein — translation MKKLVIKIIKIRGKCPVFKVGDKITIEGPKINLEETNAICTHAFASFLPYIVALRKGVKPSEIGLGSGEKAYVQCLDPGPPYTEGGTVIFEMMVIENETEKSMESSK, via the coding sequence ATGAAAAAACTAGTCATAAAGATAATAAAAATTAGAGGTAAGTGCCCAGTGTTCAAAGTTGGGGATAAGATCACCATAGAAGGCCCCAAAATAAACTTAGAGGAAACAAATGCCATTTGTACACATGCATTTGCATCCTTCCTACCATATATAGTAGCATTGCGAAAAGGAGTTAAACCCTCAGAGATAGGACTAGGTAGTGGAGAAAAAGCTTATGTTCAATGCTTGGATCCAGGCCCACCATACACTGAAGGTGGGACTGTGATCTTTGAAATGATGGTGATCGAAAATGAAACAGAAAAAAGCATGGAGAGTAGTAAATGA
- a CDS encoding GTPase codes for MKQKKAWRVVNDAIREGDIILEVVDARDPIGTRNLKVEKIAQKEGKKLLIVMNKADLVPKKWAEEYKQKNKDIPIVFISARERKGTGILREEIKKLAKEFFEQGKDKVKVVLVGYPNVGKSTIINVLKGKHAVGTAPIPGYTKGKQLIRLSKKIWVVDSPGVVPIDDFEELVIRGGFPADKIEDPVKPALKLIKRLLETRKEAIIEKYGIIDFENEEQILKAIGEKKGLLKKGGKVNLEETARYLLREWQTGKFTLFGKEEKKNEEFIWDFESILNDIEKESLIDPRRILWKYGDKLIVDREKRVGFKEIEGMIIGIATGFKKCDSALNFLEKLTNKKVIASECFGGKWKGVIAILE; via the coding sequence ATGAAACAGAAAAAAGCATGGAGAGTAGTAAATGATGCAATTAGAGAGGGGGATATTATTCTAGAGGTAGTTGATGCCAGGGACCCAATAGGAACAAGGAATTTAAAAGTGGAAAAAATTGCTCAAAAAGAGGGAAAAAAACTACTTATAGTGATGAACAAAGCCGATTTAGTACCAAAAAAGTGGGCAGAAGAGTACAAACAAAAAAATAAAGATATCCCAATTGTTTTCATAAGTGCAAGAGAAAGAAAAGGGACTGGAATCTTGAGGGAGGAGATAAAAAAACTTGCAAAAGAATTCTTTGAACAAGGAAAAGATAAAGTGAAAGTTGTTTTGGTGGGATATCCCAACGTAGGAAAAAGCACAATAATAAATGTGTTAAAAGGAAAACATGCTGTAGGCACCGCACCTATACCTGGATATACCAAAGGGAAACAACTCATCAGACTTTCAAAGAAAATTTGGGTAGTTGATTCTCCTGGAGTTGTCCCAATAGATGATTTTGAGGAACTCGTCATTAGGGGCGGATTTCCAGCAGATAAAATTGAAGATCCTGTTAAACCGGCATTAAAACTTATAAAGAGACTTTTAGAAACAAGAAAAGAAGCCATTATTGAAAAATACGGTATAATTGACTTTGAAAACGAAGAACAAATACTCAAAGCAATTGGTGAGAAAAAAGGACTTCTGAAAAAGGGTGGCAAAGTTAACTTAGAGGAAACCGCCCGTTATCTTCTAAGGGAATGGCAGACTGGTAAATTTACTCTTTTTGGAAAAGAGGAAAAAAAGAATGAAGAGTTTATCTGGGATTTTGAAAGCATTTTAAATGACATTGAAAAAGAATCCCTCATCGACCCTAGAAGAATACTTTGGAAATACGGAGATAAACTAATCGTGGATAGAGAAAAGAGAGTAGGGTTCAAGGAGATAGAAGGAATGATCATCGGAATAGCAACTGGATTTAAGAAATGTGATTCCGCGTTAAACTTCCTTGAAAAACTCACCAACAAAAAGGTTATTGCAAGCGAGTGTTTTGGTGGAAAATGGAAGGGAGTAATAGCAATTTTGGAGTGA
- the trm14 gene encoding tRNA (guanine(6)-N2)-methyltransferase gives MKFVLTTPQGIEDLAKREVEMLIKSAGLKGKVEEKPSGVEGRILAEIEESYYLDEKGKKREFEIASFLNENSRLLHRVIFQLSSTKLSNLEKEKALQEIYDFVSNSLIENYVKISESFAVRGFRKGEHEFTSIDVAKTVGSAIYDKLSKFGTPKVNLDHPSVIFRAEVINDVFFLGIDTTGDSSLHKRPWRVYDHPAHLKASIANAMIELAELDEGSVLDPMCGSGTILIELALRGYEGKIIGIEKYKKHLKGAMMNALAAGVLDKIDLIQGDATRLSHYLDSVDFVISNLPYGLKIGKKKLIPELYMKFFAELSKILGKRGVFLTTEKKAIEKAFEENGFKIIHHRLVGHGGLMVHLYIIK, from the coding sequence ATGAAGTTCGTATTAACAACTCCACAGGGAATTGAAGATCTTGCAAAAAGAGAAGTTGAGATGCTCATTAAGAGCGCAGGACTAAAAGGGAAAGTCGAAGAAAAACCCTCTGGAGTCGAAGGACGAATATTAGCAGAGATCGAGGAGAGTTACTATTTGGATGAGAAGGGCAAGAAGAGAGAATTTGAGATTGCTTCTTTCCTGAATGAAAATTCTAGACTTTTACATCGGGTCATTTTTCAACTTTCTTCCACCAAACTTTCTAATTTGGAAAAAGAAAAGGCCTTACAGGAAATCTATGATTTCGTTTCTAACTCCTTGATTGAGAATTACGTCAAGATAAGCGAAAGCTTTGCTGTGAGGGGCTTTAGGAAAGGAGAACATGAGTTTACAAGCATTGACGTTGCAAAAACCGTTGGGAGTGCTATTTATGATAAACTCTCAAAGTTTGGCACGCCAAAAGTAAATCTTGATCATCCTTCTGTAATCTTTAGAGCCGAAGTTATAAACGATGTCTTTTTCTTGGGAATTGATACAACGGGAGATTCTTCTCTTCATAAAAGGCCGTGGAGGGTTTACGATCATCCGGCCCATTTAAAAGCCTCAATAGCAAATGCTATGATAGAGCTTGCAGAGCTCGATGAAGGAAGTGTTCTTGATCCAATGTGCGGTAGCGGAACAATTTTAATCGAGCTAGCATTGAGAGGATACGAAGGAAAGATAATTGGCATTGAAAAATACAAAAAACATCTAAAAGGTGCCATGATGAATGCCCTCGCCGCAGGAGTTCTTGATAAAATTGATCTTATCCAGGGAGATGCCACAAGACTTTCTCACTATCTTGATAGCGTCGATTTTGTCATAAGCAATCTTCCATACGGGTTAAAGATAGGGAAGAAAAAGTTAATCCCCGAGCTTTACATGAAATTCTTTGCTGAACTTTCAAAAATTCTAGGGAAAAGAGGAGTCTTTTTGACCACGGAAAAGAAAGCAATAGAAAAAGCTTTCGAAGAAAATGGATTTAAAATTATTCATCATCGCCTAGTCGGACATGGTGGTTTGATGGTTCACTTATACATAATCAAATAA
- a CDS encoding fumarylacetoacetate hydrolase family protein: protein MIRLPFRDTFYEVKPTKIICLGRNYAEHAKELGHEIPKEPVIFLKPPSALIGPNQTIILPRKSNHVDHEVELAVIIGKRGKNIPKAKALDYVLGYTILMDLTARDLQWEAKKKGLPWTVVKGFDTFAPIGPRVVDKREINVDDLEIGLKVNGEIRQLSRTSKMIFKIDEIIEYVSSIMTLEKGDIIATGTPEGVGPLRHGDVVEAWIEGIGTLKEEVLAERSILC, encoded by the coding sequence ATGATTCGCTTACCTTTTAGAGACACTTTTTATGAAGTTAAGCCAACCAAGATAATTTGCCTTGGAAGGAATTATGCTGAGCATGCAAAAGAACTTGGCCATGAGATTCCCAAAGAACCTGTTATTTTTCTAAAGCCCCCTTCAGCTTTAATAGGGCCCAATCAAACGATAATTTTGCCGAGGAAAAGCAATCATGTTGATCATGAGGTAGAACTTGCGGTGATTATTGGGAAGAGAGGCAAAAACATCCCAAAAGCCAAAGCCCTAGATTATGTCTTGGGATACACTATTCTGATGGACCTGACAGCTAGGGATCTTCAATGGGAAGCAAAGAAAAAAGGTCTCCCTTGGACAGTGGTGAAAGGGTTTGACACGTTTGCTCCAATCGGGCCGAGGGTTGTTGATAAGAGAGAAATAAACGTGGATGATCTTGAAATTGGCCTCAAGGTTAACGGTGAAATAAGACAGCTTTCAAGAACGAGCAAGATGATATTCAAGATAGATGAGATAATAGAGTACGTTTCGAGTATAATGACCCTTGAGAAAGGTGACATAATTGCAACTGGAACCCCTGAAGGCGTTGGTCCTCTGAGGCACGGTGATGTTGTGGAGGCTTGGATAGAGGGAATCGGGACTTTAAAGGAGGAAGTACTTGCTGAGCGCTCAATCCTCTGCTGA
- a CDS encoding tryptophan--tRNA ligase yields MPEFEVTPWEVTGVVDYNKLIEEFGTTPLTDDLLKKTEELTKKELPMYFKRKFFFSHRDYDLVLKDYEAGKGFFLYTGRGPSGPMHIGHIIPFFATKWLQENFGVNLYVQITDDEKFLFKPQLTFEGTKRWAYENILDIIAVGFDPDKTFIFQDSEFTKIYEMAIPIAKKVTYSMAKAVFGFNEQSKIGMIFFPAIQAAPTFFEEKRSLIPAAIDQDPYWRIQRDFAESLGYYKTAALHSKFVPGLMGLGGKMSASKPETAIYLTDDPEEAGKKIWKYALTGGRATAKEQRELGGEPDKCVVFKWLEIFFEPDEKKLLERYIACKNGEILCGQCKRYLIEKVQNFLKEHQEKREKAKKEIEKFKYTGDLAREQWDKAIPEPLRK; encoded by the coding sequence GTGCCAGAATTTGAGGTGACTCCATGGGAAGTTACAGGAGTAGTAGATTACAATAAACTTATTGAAGAATTTGGAACAACACCATTAACAGACGATTTGTTGAAGAAAACTGAAGAACTCACAAAAAAGGAACTCCCAATGTACTTTAAAAGAAAGTTCTTCTTTTCACATAGGGATTACGATTTAGTACTTAAAGACTATGAAGCAGGAAAAGGATTTTTCCTTTACACAGGCAGAGGTCCCAGCGGACCAATGCATATAGGCCATATAATTCCGTTCTTTGCAACAAAGTGGCTCCAGGAGAATTTTGGAGTAAACCTTTATGTTCAAATCACGGATGATGAAAAATTTTTATTCAAACCTCAGCTTACCTTTGAGGGGACTAAAAGATGGGCTTATGAGAATATACTCGATATAATTGCCGTTGGGTTTGATCCAGACAAAACATTCATCTTTCAGGATAGTGAGTTTACCAAGATATATGAGATGGCCATACCAATAGCCAAAAAAGTGACTTATTCAATGGCAAAGGCCGTTTTCGGTTTTAATGAGCAAAGTAAAATTGGAATGATATTCTTCCCAGCAATCCAAGCTGCTCCAACGTTTTTTGAGGAAAAACGCTCTTTAATCCCAGCAGCTATTGACCAAGATCCCTACTGGAGAATACAAAGGGATTTTGCTGAAAGTTTGGGATACTACAAAACTGCAGCGTTACATTCAAAGTTTGTGCCTGGCTTAATGGGTCTTGGGGGTAAAATGAGTGCTTCAAAGCCGGAAACTGCTATTTACCTAACGGACGATCCAGAAGAAGCGGGAAAGAAAATATGGAAATATGCTTTAACCGGTGGAAGGGCAACTGCAAAAGAGCAAAGAGAGCTCGGAGGAGAACCTGACAAATGTGTCGTCTTTAAGTGGCTTGAGATCTTCTTTGAACCGGATGAGAAGAAACTCCTAGAAAGGTATATTGCTTGTAAGAACGGGGAGATACTTTGTGGCCAGTGCAAACGTTATCTGATAGAAAAGGTTCAGAACTTCTTAAAAGAGCATCAAGAGAAGAGGGAAAAGGCCAAAAAAGAAATCGAGAAGTTCAAATACACAGGGGATCTGGCCAGAGAGCAGTGGGATAAAGCAATTCCAGAGCCATTGAGGAAATGA